A single genomic interval of Devosia oryziradicis harbors:
- a CDS encoding dihydroorotase, whose product MSDFDLVLSGTVVLPDRIVENGYLAVREGKIDHVGEGTAPSARGRHALGNALILPGAIDAQTHSLSQKNQEDFIWSTRSAAAGGVTTIVDMPYDEGNLVCSAEAVRIKVAHAEPQARVDFALYGTINPQEGAARIAEQAEAGVAAFKFSTFGTDPIRFPRIPPALLEECFAAVARTGLTAGVHNEDDEMVRAAMAKVEAAGITDYRAHALSRPPLTELLASLQIYETGAQTGCPAHVVHCSLGRGYEIARTYRDQGYAATIECCIHYLTLDEENDVARLGGKAKINPPIRPRAEVEKLWEHVRAGNVTMVSTDHVSWSENRKNSPSMLANASGVPGLEVMVPLFVMGALQRDIPLTWAARLMAENPARHFRLDHSKGALTAGKDADITVLFSRPVRYDAAASGHNVVDWSPYNGIELPWTVGLTYLRGQQVFDGTNVAEPGTGRFIRPELRP is encoded by the coding sequence ATGTCCGATTTCGATCTCGTTCTCTCCGGCACCGTCGTGCTGCCAGACCGCATCGTCGAAAACGGCTACCTTGCCGTTCGCGAGGGCAAGATAGATCACGTCGGCGAAGGCACCGCCCCATCTGCCCGCGGCCGCCACGCCCTCGGCAATGCCCTGATCCTCCCCGGCGCCATCGATGCCCAGACCCATTCGCTCAGCCAGAAGAATCAGGAAGATTTCATCTGGTCGACCCGCTCGGCCGCGGCAGGTGGCGTCACCACCATCGTCGACATGCCCTATGACGAGGGCAACCTCGTCTGCTCGGCCGAGGCTGTTCGCATCAAGGTCGCCCATGCGGAGCCACAAGCCCGCGTCGATTTCGCCCTTTATGGCACCATCAACCCCCAGGAAGGCGCCGCCCGCATTGCCGAGCAGGCCGAGGCCGGTGTCGCCGCCTTCAAGTTCTCGACGTTCGGTACCGACCCGATCCGCTTTCCGCGCATCCCGCCCGCTTTGCTGGAAGAGTGCTTCGCCGCGGTCGCCAGGACCGGGCTGACCGCCGGCGTCCACAACGAGGACGACGAGATGGTTCGCGCCGCCATGGCCAAGGTCGAGGCCGCTGGCATCACCGACTACCGCGCCCATGCCCTGAGCCGCCCCCCGCTGACCGAACTGCTGGCCTCGCTGCAAATCTACGAAACCGGCGCCCAGACCGGCTGCCCCGCCCATGTCGTCCATTGCTCGCTCGGCCGCGGCTACGAAATCGCCCGCACCTATCGTGACCAGGGCTACGCCGCCACCATCGAGTGCTGCATCCACTACCTGACGCTGGACGAGGAAAACGACGTCGCCCGGCTCGGCGGCAAGGCCAAGATCAACCCGCCGATCCGCCCGCGTGCCGAAGTCGAAAAGCTCTGGGAGCATGTCCGGGCCGGCAATGTGACGATGGTCAGCACCGATCACGTCAGCTGGTCAGAAAACCGCAAGAATTCTCCAAGCATGCTTGCCAATGCTTCCGGCGTTCCCGGCCTCGAAGTCATGGTGCCGCTCTTCGTGATGGGTGCGCTTCAGCGCGATATTCCGCTCACCTGGGCCGCCAGGCTGATGGCGGAAAATCCGGCCCGCCATTTCCGCCTCGATCACAGCAAGGGCGCGCTTACCGCAGGCAAAGATGCTGATATCACAGTGCTTTTCTCCCGCCCTGTCCGGTACGACGCGGCCGCCAGCGGCCATAACGTCGTGGACTGGTCGCCCTACAATGGCATCGAACTGCCCTGGACCGTGGGCCTGACCTACCTCCGCGGCCAGCAGGTGTTCGACGGCACCAATGTCGCCGAACCCGGCACCGGAAGGTTCATCAGGCCGGAGCTAAGGCCTTGA
- a CDS encoding Zn-dependent hydrolase yields the protein MIPNTPIRPDRIAADIDALAAITEPGRPWTRRAFTPMFLEGRQWLEKAMQNAGAVTRIDAAGNLIGTIPGTRPELGTIMLGSHSDTVPDGGRFDGIAGVVAALEVARAMRDRGMVLEHTLEVVDFLAEEVSIFGVSCIGSRGMTGTRPAEWLDRTSDGLTLETGITQVGGDPRLSARRDDIKAFLELHIEQGPVLQNDKLDIGVVTAIAGITRIEVIVEGRADHAGTTPMGSRKDALTTAAWIALGVEELARALASGDAHFAATVGEFEMTPNAANVVPARVRMLIDARAEQREDMDRFIDELDRGAAAIAEKTGVTVSVPRIVSDNPPTPCNADLLEVLDAACETAGASHRRMASGAGHDTAWMARITRAAMIFVPCVDGRSHAPDEFAATDDIALGAAVLLDAVLALDSKLQGNT from the coding sequence TTGATTCCCAACACGCCTATCCGCCCCGATCGCATTGCCGCCGATATCGACGCCCTGGCGGCCATCACCGAGCCGGGGCGGCCATGGACGCGTCGTGCCTTCACCCCGATGTTCCTTGAGGGTCGCCAATGGCTTGAAAAGGCTATGCAAAATGCCGGGGCCGTCACCCGCATCGACGCTGCCGGCAACCTGATCGGCACTATTCCCGGCACGCGCCCTGAACTGGGCACCATCATGCTGGGCAGCCATTCTGATACCGTCCCTGATGGCGGACGGTTCGATGGCATTGCCGGAGTCGTGGCCGCGCTGGAGGTCGCCAGGGCCATGCGCGACCGCGGCATGGTGCTGGAGCATACACTGGAAGTGGTTGATTTCCTTGCCGAAGAAGTCTCGATCTTCGGCGTCTCCTGTATCGGCAGCCGGGGGATGACCGGCACGCGGCCGGCGGAGTGGCTGGACCGGACCAGCGACGGGCTGACACTGGAAACCGGCATCACCCAGGTCGGCGGTGACCCCCGGCTATCGGCCCGCCGCGACGATATCAAGGCGTTCCTCGAACTGCATATCGAGCAGGGCCCCGTGCTGCAGAACGACAAGCTCGACATCGGCGTCGTGACCGCCATAGCCGGTATCACGCGCATCGAAGTGATCGTCGAGGGCAGGGCGGACCATGCCGGGACGACGCCCATGGGCTCGCGCAAGGATGCCCTGACCACCGCCGCCTGGATCGCCCTTGGGGTGGAGGAACTGGCCCGGGCCCTGGCCAGCGGCGACGCCCATTTCGCTGCCACCGTGGGCGAGTTCGAGATGACGCCCAATGCTGCCAACGTCGTCCCCGCCCGGGTGCGTATGCTGATCGACGCTCGCGCCGAGCAACGTGAGGACATGGACCGTTTCATCGATGAGCTCGACCGCGGCGCAGCTGCCATTGCCGAAAAGACCGGTGTGACCGTCTCGGTGCCGCGCATCGTCTCGGACAACCCGCCGACCCCCTGCAACGCCGACCTTCTCGAGGTGCTGGACGCGGCCTGCGAAACGGCGGGCGCCAGCCATCGGCGCATGGCATCGGGTGCCGGGCATGACACGGCCTGGATGGCCCGGATCACCCGCGCTGCGATGATTTTCGTGCCCTGCGTCGATGGCCGCAGCCACGCGCCGGACGAGTTCGCGGCGACAGACGACATTGCGCTGGGCGCGGCCGTTCTGCTGGACGCTGTGCTGGCGCTCGACAGCAAATTGCAAGGAAACACCTGA
- a CDS encoding TfoX/Sxy family protein, which yields MMRDAGLEELVLERIGGLPGLTEKAMFGGRTWLLDGHLLCGASDRGLMVRLGKGNDGWALALPDIHQLDGSRPYPGWVVAGPEAYADDALRLRLLDAALAFVRAQPAKL from the coding sequence CTGATGCGCGACGCAGGGCTGGAGGAACTGGTTCTGGAACGTATTGGCGGGCTGCCGGGCTTGACGGAAAAGGCTATGTTCGGCGGGCGCACCTGGCTGCTGGACGGCCATCTGCTCTGCGGCGCCAGCGACCGTGGCCTGATGGTGCGGCTCGGCAAGGGCAACGATGGTTGGGCACTGGCTCTGCCCGATATCCACCAGCTCGATGGCAGCCGGCCCTATCCCGGCTGGGTCGTGGCCGGGCCGGAGGCCTATGCCGACGATGCCCTGCGGCTTCGCTTGCTCGATGCAGCGCTGGCCTTCGTCCGCGCCCAACCTGCAAAGCTCTGA
- a CDS encoding DUF917 domain-containing protein codes for MGRILTEKDVEAAVRGGSVYAAGGGGWADHGRMLGTAAVRAGQPELVSIEELDPDDWVATAAAIGAPASTTPWEMRGVDYIKAVQLLQDALGEKLSGLMVGQNGKSSTLNGWLPSAILGTKVVDAVGDIRAHPTGDMGSIGMAGSPEQMIQTAVGGNRAENRYIELVTRGATAKVSPILRTAADMSGGFIASCRNPLRASYVQKHAALGGISLALKLGEAMIAAEGKGPGSVIDAIVKTTGGAILVKGYITAIDVTYTKEAFDIGKVTIGEGDKATTLHIMNEYMAVEDAGGTRLATFPDVITTLDAAGQALSVGQLGRGMYVFVLHVPKTIIPLSSSVLDPAVYPFVEDRMGIDLASYALDGAT; via the coding sequence ATGGGCCGCATCCTCACTGAAAAGGACGTCGAAGCCGCCGTGCGTGGCGGCTCGGTCTATGCGGCGGGCGGTGGCGGTTGGGCCGACCACGGCCGCATGCTCGGCACGGCTGCCGTCCGGGCCGGGCAGCCGGAATTGGTCAGCATCGAGGAACTCGACCCCGACGACTGGGTCGCCACGGCCGCGGCTATCGGTGCGCCGGCATCGACAACGCCTTGGGAGATGCGCGGCGTCGACTACATCAAGGCCGTGCAGTTGCTGCAGGATGCTCTGGGCGAAAAGCTCAGCGGCCTCATGGTTGGACAGAACGGAAAATCCTCGACCCTCAACGGCTGGCTACCCTCGGCGATCCTGGGCACCAAGGTCGTCGATGCGGTCGGCGACATCCGGGCCCACCCGACCGGCGACATGGGCTCGATCGGCATGGCCGGATCGCCCGAGCAGATGATCCAGACCGCCGTCGGCGGCAACCGCGCCGAAAACCGCTACATCGAACTGGTCACGCGCGGTGCCACCGCCAAGGTGTCGCCCATCCTGCGCACGGCGGCGGATATGTCGGGCGGCTTCATCGCTTCATGCCGCAATCCCCTGCGCGCCAGCTATGTGCAGAAGCACGCAGCCCTGGGCGGCATTTCGCTGGCGCTGAAGCTGGGTGAGGCAATGATCGCGGCCGAGGGCAAGGGACCGGGTTCGGTCATCGACGCCATCGTCAAGACGACCGGTGGCGCGATCCTCGTCAAGGGCTACATAACCGCCATCGACGTGACCTACACCAAGGAAGCCTTCGATATCGGCAAGGTAACGATCGGCGAAGGGGACAAGGCAACGACCCTCCATATCATGAACGAATATATGGCGGTGGAGGATGCCGGGGGCACGCGGCTCGCGACCTTCCCCGACGTCATCACAACGCTCGACGCGGCCGGGCAGGCACTGTCCGTCGGCCAGCTCGGACGAGGCATGTATGTCTTCGTGCTCCACGTGCCCAAGACCATCATTCCGCTGAGCTCGAGCGTGCTCGATCCGGCGGTTTACCCCTTTGTCGAGGACCGCATGGGCATCGACCTGGCAAGTTACGCGCTGGATGGAGCCACCTGA